In a single window of the Rhizoctonia solani chromosome 16, complete sequence genome:
- a CDS encoding Lipase (class 3): MATPPRSPQSPVNSPSMQTTPTSPTFLLPESTEDVHEKLRSLHSGSKATSSFWMIWGQVFKLGHWEAVTTPMYEAWWNGDKRALAASRAALCKSVESRNSRFGPGNNNRNFDLDIARILLQFAGLVYEHDSSGIRKALAIVKNATPFDVFGTLRGRGRVGLDKFIGADPAALARAALTGERLVRRPTFLGKDGPLVESPLAAKPGTRLEPQVESTKPAPHGNTNAHVEPGPGDSTIRAHLQSSGIEHEPVSELNGVGSAFAALFWHPKEPWIVVAFKGTSPTEFDEWVTDLTFTRRILDIGFPDSEKVSEERGKPESRSLTWRSALWIQGSHVPRRGSDSPFVEGSFQRHMNQLRDWWIGEKSAKQELPIRTPYGEHHFVLSQNHGPIRTPPPDTIRDGIQIVADHLTRNTGIHSINVYFTGHSLGCATASLAYSRAVAKQNSDFKSNYGFGPAEVDVEGLERAGCVAGLLPEMGDRVPLKVDQESPLAFAHLGLEIKMIPTGPDGRGRARVDAVVAPIGQRTNRCTLSNADNLGQKRKNMDDVQKGAAAYTSSDARTQGQMQLSMPRELPVVSVMPVQAHALAAIDPELGNIPVQFVRQRVCAMSKEILEMLTASVPRTPLAKPLPRTVECTVLDPNPEPSMLPTHYLVVYNPRSPDQPGKLFPAHSLVLATQCAALPSFGSTTRELRHDNTFTVPLLAPVPVLARPQRQCPASHTPPAPPLCIWEDISRSPWHYRAPFPSAVPLALAPRAALHPQNRTRRLGQRRGSARRQRPTLEILAFAWRVLVAAVERSAGPDAQSVLDSISQDDRDADAVERELGGSLYEA, translated from the exons ATGGCGACACCTCCAAGATCTCCGCAATCTCCAGTCAATAGTCCGTCGATGCAGACTACTCCTACGTCTCCTACGTTTCTACTACCTGAATCGACAGAGGACGTCCATGAGAAGCTGCGCTCTCTACATT CTGGGTCAAAGGCTACGTCAAGTTTCTGGATGATCTGGGGACAGGTGTTTAAGCTCGGTC ATTGGGAAGCGGTGACAACGCCCATGTACGAAGCATGGTGGAACGGCGACAAGCGTGCGCTCGCTGCTTCCCGAGCTGCACTTTGCAAGTCGGTCGAGTCGCGCAATTCGCGCTTCGGACCTGGGAACAATAACCGCAACTTCGACTTGGACATTGCTCGTATTTT GCTACAATTCGCAGGACTGGTATACGAACATGACTCGAGCGGAATTCGCAAAGCGCTCGCGATTGTCAAGAACGCGACACCGTTTGATGTTTTCGGCACGCTCCGAGGTCGGGGACGCGTTGGACTCGACAAGTTTATCGGAGCCGATCCCGCAGCATTGGCCCGCGCGGCGCTCACAGGTGAACGACTCGTCAGGCGGCCTACTTTTCTAGGAAAGGACGGACCGTTGGTCGAGTCCCCGCTCGCAGCTAAACCAGGCACGAGACTCGAACCGCAAGTGGAATCAACGAAGCCTGCTCCACATGGAAACACCAATGCGCACGTCGAGCCCGGTCCTGGGGATAGCACGATCCGCGCGCACCTTCAGTCGTCTGGAATCGAGCATGAGCCGGTTTCAGAGCTTAATGGTGTCGGGTCTGCGTTTGCTGCGTTGTTTTGGCACCCAAAGGAGCCGTGGATAGTTGTTGCGTTTAAGGGAACTAGTCCGACCGAGTTTGACGAGTGGGTGACCGATTTGACTTTTACTAGGAGAATATTGGACATTGGATTCCCGGATTCGGAAAAGGTAAGTGAGGAACGGGGAAAGCCAGAAAGTAGATCATTAACGTGGCGCAGTGCACTCTGGATTCAAGGCTCGCATGTTCCCCGACGAGGCTCGGATTCCCCATTCGTTGAGGGATCATTTCAGAGACACATGAATCAACTCCGAGACTGGTGGATTGGCGAAAAGTCCGCCAAGCAAGAATTACCCATCCGGACTCCATATGGTGAGCATCATTTCGTTTTATCACAGAACCACGGCCCAATTCGCACACCCCCTCCAGACACGATCCGCGATGGAATCCAAATCGTCGCAGACCACCTCACACGAAACACCGGCATCCACTCGATCAACGTCTACTTTACCGGCCACTCGCTCGGCTGCGCCACGGCGTCACTCGCCTACTCGCGGGCCGTCGCAAAGCAAAACAGCGACTTCAAGTCCAAC TATGGGTTCGGGCCTGCCGAAGTCGATGTGGAGGGTCTCGAACGGGCCGGATGCGTCGCTGGGTTGTTGCCCGAGATGGGGGACCGAGTGCCCTTGAAAGTTGATCAGGAGAGTCCATTGGCGTTTGCGCATCTCG GATTGGAGATCAAGATGATCCCGACGGGACCAGATGGACGTGGAAGAGCACGAGTCGATGCGGTGGTCGCACCCATCGGCCAACGCACGAACCGGTGTACATTGTCCAACGCGGACAATTTGGgccagaagaggaagaacatGGAC GATGTACAGAAAGGGGCAGCTGCATACACCTCCTCTGACGCCAGGACGCAGGGGCAAATGCAGCTGAGCATGCCGCGAGAGCTGCCGGTGGTGAGTGTGATGCCGGTACAGGCTCATGCACTGGCGGCGATAGACCCCGAGCTGGGAAATATTCCTGTGCAATTTGTGCGACAACGAGTGTGTGCCATGTCGAAAGA AATACTGGAGATGCTCACTGCATCGGTGCCTAGGACGCCGCTCGCCAAACCCCTCCCACGCACAGTCGAGTGCACTGTCCTTGACCCGAACCCAGAGCCCAGTATGCTCCCCACACACTATCTCGTGGTCTATAACCCGCGCAGTCCCGACCAGCCAGGCAAGCTGTTCCCCGCCCACTCGCTCGTCCTCGCAACACAATGCGCTGCTCTTCCCTCGTTTGGCTCCACCACACGCGAGCTCAGACACGACAATACGTTCACTGTTCCCCTGCTCG CCCCTGTACCTGTTCTTGCACGACCACAGCGCCAATGCCCTGCTAGCCACACTCCTCCCGCTCCCCCACTCTGCATTTGGGAGGATATCTCTCGAAGTCCATGGCATTACCGAGCGCCTTTCCCAAGCGCTGTCCCATTGGCTCTCGCTCCCCGTGCTGCTCTCCACCCTCAAAACCGTACACGGCGTCTGGGCCAACGCCGCGGCTCTGCACGTCGACAACGACCGACTCTGGAAATACTCGCCTTTGCCTGGCGCGTCCTTGTCGCCGCCGTCGAGCGATCTGCCGGCCCTGATGCGCAATCCGTCCTCGATTCCATCTCCCAGGACGACCGGGACGCAGACGCGGTCGAACGTGAGCTCGGCGGTTCTCTTTACGAGGCGTAG
- a CDS encoding pre-mRNA-splicing factor CWC24: protein MAETEQPNVPFFKKKARARPTTARQRSASPSSEANNANAGPSKTQVVLPKSDKLLIHWYKAPKRAPGGGISREEAELELEIMDGEEAAEVLRKAARDAGKEDLPDDGMYRGQASYKTHIKKRTDGEPPKAMRVGPQRGSNTIKTVTLVDYQPDVCKDYKETGYCGFGDTCKFLHDRGTYMQGWQLDKMYENTQNQTGGGGDDDSDSSDEDIPFACYICKKEYTDPVVTRCGHYFCSACAIKRFAKTPKCMACGAPAAAKEAAGDSDKEDGPKIAIGSDDEAGSD from the exons ATGGCAGAGACAGAGCAGCCTAATGTTCCCTTCTTCAAGAAGAAAGCTCGTGCGCGTCCTACCACAGCTCGCCAACGCTCAGCTTCGCCTTCAAGCGAGGCAAACAATGCCAATGCTGGACCTTCGAAAACTCAAGTGGTTCTCCCCAAAAGCGACAAATTGTTAATCCACTGGTACAAGGCACCAAAACGGGCTC CTGGTGGAGGTATTTCGCGAGAGGAAGCCGAGCTCGAGCTCGAGATAATGGACGGCGAGGAGGCTGCAGAGGTCCTACGAAAAGCAGCGAGAGATGCAGGCAAAGAGGACCTGCCCGACGATGGGATGTATAGGGGTCAGGCCTCGTACAAGACTCACATCAAGAAACGAACGGATGGTGAGCCTCCAAAGGCTATGAGGGTCGGACCCCAACGAGGAAGCAACACTATCAAGACTGTTACACTTGTCGACTACCAGCCAGACGTGTGTAAGGACTATAAGG AGACTGGATACTGCGGTTTTGGCGACACATGTAAATTCTTGCACGACCGAGGAACTT ACATGCAAGGCTGGCAGCTCGACAAAATGTATGAAAATACTCAGAACCAGACTGGCGGTGGTGGTGACGACGACTCGGATTCTTCAGACGAAGACATTCCCTTTGCTTGCTATATTTGCAAGAAAGAATATACTGACCC CGTTGTGACACGCTGTGGGCACTACTTTTGCTCAGCGTGCGCCATCAAGCGGTTTGCGAAAACACCGAAATGCATGGCATGTGGAGCACCGGCG GCGGCCAAGGAGGCAGCTGGTGATAGTGACAAAGAGGATGGACCAAAGATAGCTATTGGGTCTGATGATGAAGCTGGGAGCGATTAA
- a CDS encoding LSM domain-containing protein — translation MPPSKSKGGKMLSLVNWRLKITLNDGRALTGQMLAFDKHMNLVLADCEEFRRVKSKKSDQGGVEQELKRTLGLIILRGVVSISVEGPPPAGDEDKNKSTLPAGPGRGMPAGRGIGMMPPGGMPPPAMAGRPMPFGAPPPGMPPGMPGFGRGFPPGMPFPPPGFQGGPPPGFQPPQ, via the exons ATG CCTCCAAGCAAAAGTAAAGGCGGCAAAATGCTGTCGCTCGTAAACTGGAGGCTCAAAATCACATTGAACGATGGCCGTGCCCTCACTGGACAGATGCTTGCATTTGACAAGCATATGAACCTCGTTCTTGCGGATTGCGAAGAGTTCCGGCGCGTCAAGTCCAAAAAGTCGGACCAGGGCGGCGTTGAGCAGGAATTGAAGCGGACCCTTGGGTTGATTATTCTTCGAGGAGTTGTCAGTATCAGTGTCGAAGGACCACCACCTGCTGGAGATGAGGACAAGAACAAGAGCACG CTGCCTGCTGGACCTGGACGCGGTATGCCCGCTGGTCGCGGAATTGGAATGATGCCACCAG GTGGCATGCCCCCTCCAGCCATGGCCGGCCGTCCCATGCCTTTTGGCGCACCTCCCCCTGGTATGCCGCCTGGTATGCCTGGCTTTGGACGAG GCTTCCCTCCCGGTATGCCATTCCCTCCACCCGGATTCCAAGGTGGCCCGCCGCCAGG CTTCCAGCCTCCTCAGTAA
- a CDS encoding Peptidase family M28 protein — protein MKDLNWDVEEDSFTSNTPYGEKRPKEARIGPHFDSKYFATYPDSQFVGATDSAAPCAMLLDLAQTLDGLLNERQKHLFFDGEEAFKDWTHTDSLYGARHLAEKWATTYLEPSSKRKLYPVQTVLSTIEHFVLLDLLGAPTPLIRSYFPSTAWLFDEMASAETRLGTAGALDESDFKWDPHKSGFFMPRTGYQSSWGGIEDDHIPFLERGVSILHIIASPFPRVWHTLADDANAHLPTMKHWNMVLRVFTAEYLGLRPANSSANQPRSESISKATEEL, from the exons ATGAAGGATCTTAACTGGGATGTCGAGGAAGACTCGTTCACGTCCAACACCCCCTATGGAGAGAAGCG GCCCAAGGAGGCTCGTATTGGCCCACATTTCGACAGTAAATATTTTGCTACGTATCCTGACAGCCAA TTTGTAGGAGCAACGGATTCTGCTGCACCTTGTGCGATGCTACTCGATCTGGCGCAGACACTTGATGGACTACTGAACGAGAGGCAGAAGC ATTTATTCTTCGACGGTGAAgaagcattcaaggattggACTCACACCGACTCGTTGTACGGTGCACG ACACCTGGCCGAGAAATGGGCTACAACCTACTTGGAACCAAGCTCAAAACGCAAACTATATCCAGTCCAAACAGTTCTTTCCACCATTGAGCATTTTGTCCTACTCGACCTTCTTGGTGCTCCAACGCCCCTCATTCGATCCTACTTCCCTTCCACAGCTTGGCTATTCGATGAAATGGCTAGCGCAGAGACTAGATTAGGCACTGCGGGTGCACTGGATGAGAGTGACTTCAAGTGGGACCCTCATAAGAGTGGGTTCTTCATGCCTCGTACGGGATATCAGTCGTCGTGGGGTGGAATCGAGGATGACCATATCCCATTCCTTGAAAGGGGAGTGAGCATTTTGCATATCATCGCCTCTCCATTCCCGAGAGTTTGGCACACACTAGCT GATGATGCAAACGCCCACTTGCCCACAATGAAACACTGGAACATGGTCCTTCGGGTGTTCACTGCCGAATATCTCGGCCTCAGACCGGCAAATTCTTCGGCCAACCAACCAAGAAGCGAGTCAATCTCCAAGGCTACCGAAGAACTA TAG
- a CDS encoding F-box and JmjC domain protein, with product MGDKRPDYRWLIVGPAKSGSTFHKDPNATSAWNAVITGSKGWVMFPPDVLPPGVYVSSDEAEVTSPLSLAEWFMSYFDNAWSTYGRGTGKMRVGVCRAGEIVYVPSGWWHLVVNLEPSVAVTQNFASEHEVSNNACRYSGFATNLLQHIIQLNQTFHSFRWRTKYNQLVNVLRFMRDKPDQTSGWAEDIACADLYEIFCDVLRKERPENLENALAVLNKGSRKGNGNNSPCGSS from the exons ATGGGTGACAAGAGACCCGATTATCGATGGCTG ATCGTAGGTCCAGCAAAATCAGGAAGCACCTTTCACAAAGacccaaatgcaaccagtgcTTGGAATGCT GTGATCACAGGAAGCAAAG GATGGGTAATGTTCCCACCAGACGTGTTGCCTCCAGGGGTATACGTTTCCTCAGATGAAGCAGAGGTCACATCTCCACTCTCACTCGCAG AATGGTTCATGTCTTATTTTGATAATGCCTGGTCTACGTACGGCCGTGGTACTGGCAAGATGCGAGTGGGAGTATGCAGAGCGGGGGAGATTGTTTACGT GCCAAGTGGATGGTGGCATCTTGTAGTGAACCTCGAGCCATCAGTTGCAGTTACTCAAAACTTTGCGTCTGAACACGAGGTGAGTAATAACGCATGCAGATATTCTGGGTTCGCTACTAACCTACTTCAACATATCATCCAACTAAACCAAACTTTCCACTCTTTCCGTTGGCGCACAAAATACAATCAGCTTGTAAACGTACTCCGCTTCATGCGCGACAAACCTGACCAAACGTCTGGGTGGGCAGAAGATATCGCTTGCGCGGATCTGTATGAAATCTTTTGTGACGTTCTCCGGAAGGAGAGACCAGAGAATCTAGAGAACGCCTTGGCTGTGCTAAACAAGGGATCTCGAAAGGGCAACGGAAACAACAGTCCGTGTGGGAGCAGTTGA